A stretch of DNA from Nitrospira sp. KM1:
CGGAATTTGACGTCGTACGAGCGCTTCGCAAGCTGGGTCATGATGTGAAACCTCTTGGCGTGAGAAGCGACCTTGGCGTCATTCGTGCGGCCGTTGAGCAATGGAATCCTCAGATTGCGTTCAACCTCCTTGAAGAATTCGACGGCATGGCCGTTTTTGACCAACATGTCGTGTCATATCTGGAGCTGTTGCATGTCCCTTACACGGGTTGCAATCCTCGAGGATTGATGCTTGCACGAGACAAGGCACTCTCAAAACAATTGTTCTCATTTCATAGAATACCGTTCCCGGACTTCATGGTGGTCTTGCAAGGCCGGACGGTCCGGCGGCCGAAATGCCTCTCGTTTCCCCTCATCGTAAAATCAGTGACGGAAGAAGCCTCGCTCGGTATCTCACAGGCGTCGATCGTTCAGGATGATGAGAAGTTGCAGGAGCGGGTGTCGTTTATTCATCAGAGTGTCGGCACCGACGCCCTCATTGAACGATATGTCGAGGGCCGCGAGTTCTACGTCGGGGTTATCGGGAACGCTCACCTTCAGGTGCTGCCCGTATGGGAACTGAATATGGATAATTTGCCGGATGATGCCAACCGCATCGCGACGCAACGGGTGAAGTGGAGCCGAACCTATCAGGACAAATATGGAATCAGATCGACGGAAGCCAAACACCTTCCGGATGGCAAGACGGAACAAATCCAGCACTTGGCCAAACGCGTATACCGGGCGCTCGGTCTGAGTGGATACGCCAGGATCGATTTGCGAATGGATTGCAGCGGACGTCTGTACATCTTGGAGGCCAATCCCAATCCGCAGATCGCACAGGACGAAGACTTTGCAGACTCTGCTGAGAAGGCTGGCTACCCGTATCCCGAATTGCTGCAGGAGCTACTGCATGTCGGGTTACGTTGGCGACCGGCAAAGGCCGCGTGAACGTCACGCACAAGCCGTAGATCTATAGATGGTCGGTCGACGCGGACGAATCGATCAGGGTCCCCAGTTGAATCCGAATAGAAGGGTGACGCTGGAATTATCGCTCTCCGTTAATGACGGAGAAAGATTGATGTCGTGTAAGTTGACCTGAAGCGTCGAATTCAGCGCCATGTTGGGAATGACCTGGTATTCGAGCGACACCCCAATGGGGATAAACCAGCTTGTATCGTTGCGATCGATGCGGGTTGGACCGGTTCCC
This window harbors:
- a CDS encoding ATP-grasp domain-containing protein → MKRMRVLVLMHEDLIPPDQLNGHNPKGAEWKTEFDVVRALRKLGHDVKPLGVRSDLGVIRAAVEQWNPQIAFNLLEEFDGMAVFDQHVVSYLELLHVPYTGCNPRGLMLARDKALSKQLFSFHRIPFPDFMVVLQGRTVRRPKCLSFPLIVKSVTEEASLGISQASIVQDDEKLQERVSFIHQSVGTDALIERYVEGREFYVGVIGNAHLQVLPVWELNMDNLPDDANRIATQRVKWSRTYQDKYGIRSTEAKHLPDGKTEQIQHLAKRVYRALGLSGYARIDLRMDCSGRLYILEANPNPQIAQDEDFADSAEKAGYPYPELLQELLHVGLRWRPAKAA